In Rattus norvegicus strain BN/NHsdMcwi chromosome 1, GRCr8, whole genome shotgun sequence, a genomic segment contains:
- the Ddb1 gene encoding DNA damage-binding protein 1 codes for MSYNYVVTAQKPTAVNGCVTGHFTSAEDLNLLIAKNTRLEIYVVTAEGLRPVKEVGMYGKIAVMELFRPKGESKDLLFILTAKYNACILEYKQSGESIDIITRAHGNVQDRIGRPSETGIIGIIDPECRMIGLRLYDGLFKVIPLDRDNKELKAFNIRLEELHVIDVKFLYGCQAPTICFVYQDPQGRHVKTYEVSLREKEFNKGPWKQENVEAEASMVIAVPEPFGGAIIIGQESITYHNGDKYLAIAPPIIKQSTIVCHNRVDPNGSRYLLGDMEGRLFMLLLEKEEQMDGTVTLKDLRVELLGETSIAECLTYLDNGVVFVGSRLGDSQLVKLNVDSNEQGSYVVAMETFTNLGPIVDMCVVDLERQGQGQLVTCSGAFKEGSLRIIRNGIGIHEHASIDLPGIKGLWPLRSDPSRETDDTLVLSFVGQTRVLMLNGEEVEETELMGFVDDQQTFFCGNVAHQQLIQITSASVRLVSQEPKALVSEWKEPQGKNISVASCNSSQVVVAVGRALYYLQIHPQELRQISHTEMEHEVACLDITPLGESNGLSPLCAIGLWTDISARILKLPSFELLHKEMLGGEIIPRSILMTTFESSHYLLCALGDGALFYFGLNIETGLLSDRKKVTLGTQPTVLRTFRSLSTTNVFACSDRPTVIYSSNHKLVFSNVNLKEVNYMCPLNSDGYPDSLALANNSTLTIGTIDEIQKLHIRTVPLYESPRKICYQEVSQCFGVLSSRIEVQDTSGGTTALRPSASTQALSSSVSSSKLFSSSTAPHETSFGEEVEVHNLLIIDQHTFEVLHAHQFLQNEYALSLVSCKLGKDPNTYFIVGTAMVYPEEAEPKQGRIVVFQYSDGKLQTVAEKEVKGAVYSMVEFNGKLLASINSTVRLYEWTTEKELRTECNHYNNIMALYLKTKGDFILVGDLMRSVLLLAYKPMEGNFEEIARDFNPNWMSAVEILDDDNFLGAENAFNLFVCQKDSAATTDEERQHLQEVGLFHLGEFVNVFCHGSLVMQNLGETSTPTQGSVLFGTVNGMIGLVTSLSESWYNLLLDMQNRLNKVIKSVGKIEHSFWRSFHTERKTEPATGFIDGDLIESFLDISRPKMQEVVANLQYDDGSGMKREATADDLIKVVEELTRIH; via the exons ATGTCGTACAACTACGTCGTAACGGCGCAGAAGCCTACCGCAGTGAACGGCTGTGTGACCG GACACTTTACTTCAGCGGAAGACTTGAACCTGTTGATTGCTAAAAACACAAGATTAGAGATCTATGTGGTCACCGCAGAAGGCCTACGGCCAGTCAAAGAGGTGGGGATGTATGGGAAGATCGCAGTTATGGAGCTCTTCAGACCCAAG GGGGAGAGTAAAGACCTGCTGTTCATCTTGACTGCTAAGTACAATGCCTGCATCCTGGAGTATAAGCAGAGTGGTGAAAGCATTGATATCATTACAAGGGCCCATGGCAATGTCCAG GACCGTATTGGTCGCCCCTCAGAGACTGGCATCATTGGCATCATTGACCCTGAGTGCCGTATGATTGGCCTCCGACTCTACGATGGCCTTTTCAAGGTCATTCCACTAGACCGAGACAATAAAGAGCTCAAGGCCTTTAACATCCGCCTAGAAGAATTGCATGTCATCGATGTCAAGTTCCTGTATGGTTGTCAAGCGCCTACCATTTGCTTTGTCTACCAG GATCCTCAGGGGCGGCACGTGAAAACCTATGAGGTGTCTCTTCGGGAGAAGGAGTTCAACAAGGGCCCTTGGAAGCAGGAGAATGTAGAAGCCGAAGCTTCAATGGTGATCGCAG TCCCGGAGCCTTTTGGAGGTGCCATCATCATTGGACAGGAGTCAATTACCTATCACAATGGTGATAAATACCTGGCAATCGCTCCTCCTATCATTAAG CAAAGCACTATTGTGTGCCATAACCGGGTGGATCCTAATGGCTCACGGTACCTTCTGGGAGATATGGAAGGACGGCTTTTCATGCTGCTCTTAGAGAAGGAGGAGCAGATGGATGGCACCGTCACCCTCAAGGACCTTCGAGTGGAACTCCTTGGAGAG ACCTCCATTGCAGAGTGCCTAACATATCTTGATAACGGTGTTGTGTTTGTCGGGTCTCGCCTGGGTGATTCCCAGCTCGTAAAG CTCAATGTCGACAGCAATGAACAAGGCTCCTATGTAGTGGCTATGGAAACCTTTACCAACTTAGGACCCattgtggatatgtgtgtggtggacctggagaggcagggacagggtCAG CTGGTCACTTGCTCTGGAGCTTTCAAGGAAGGTTCCTTGCGGATCATCCGGAACGGAATTGGAATCCATGAGCATGCCAGCATTGACTTACCAGGCATCAAAG GTTTATGGCCACTGCGGTCTGACCCAAGTCGGGAGACTGATGACACTTTGGTACTCTCTTTTGTGGGCCAGACAAG AGTTCTCATGCTAAATGGAGAGGAAGTGGAAGAAACAGAATTGATGGGCTTTGTGGACGATCAGCAGACTTTCTTTTGCGGCAATGTGGCTCATCAGCAGCTTATCCAG ATCACCTCAGCGTCTGTAAGGTTGGTCTCTCAAGAGCCCAAAGCTTTGGTCAGCGAGTGGAAGGAGCCCCAGGGCAAGAACATCAGTGTGGCCTCCTGTAACAGCAGCCAGGTGGTAGTTGCTGTGGGAAGGGCACTATACTATCTTCAGATCCATCCTCAGGAGCTCCGGCAAATCAG CCACACAGAGATGGAACATGAAGTGGCTTGCTTGGATATCACCCCACTAGGAGAGAGCAATGGCCTGTCCCCACTTTGTGCCATTGGTCTCTGGACAGATATTTCAGCTCGTATCTTGAAGCTCCCATCCTTTGAACTACTGCACAAGGAGATGCTGGGTGGAG AGATCATCCCTCGATCTATCCTGATGACCACTTTTGAGAGCAGCCACTACCTCCTTTGTGCCTTGGGAGATGGGGCTCTCTTCTACTTTGGGCTCAACATAGAGACAG GCTTACTGAGTGACCGTAAAAAGGTGACTTTGGGTACCCAGCCCACGGTGTTGAGGACATTCCGTTCTCTTTCTACCACCAACGTCTTTGCTTGCTCAGACCGGCCCACTGTCATCTATAGCAGCAATCATAAGTTGGTCTTCTCCAATGTTAACCTCAAGGAGGTGAACTATATGTGTCCTCTCAACTCAGATGGCTATCCTGACAG TCTGGCATTGGCCAATAACAGCACTCTCACCATTGGCACCATCGATGAGATCCAGAAACTCCATATTCGCACGGTTCCTCTCTATGAATCTCCCAG GAAGATCTGTTATCAGGAAGTGTCTCAGTGCTTTGGGGTCCTTTCCAGCCGCATTGAAGTTCAAGATACCAGTGGAGGCACTACTGCTTTGAGGCCCAGTGCTAGCACCCAG GCCCTGTCCAGCAGCGTCAGCTCCAGCAAGCTCTTCTCTAGTAGTACGGCTCCTCACGAGACCTCCTTTGGAGAAGAGGTGGAAGTGCACAACCTCCTCATCATTGACCAGCATACTTTTGAAG TGCTTCATGCCCATCAGTTTCTACAAAATGAGTATGCCCTCAGCCTGGTCTCCTGCAAATTGGGTAAAGACCCCAACACATACTTCATTGTGGGCACAGCCATGGTATATCCTGAAGAGGCGGAGCCCAAACAGGGTCGTATTGTGGTCTTCCAGTATTCGGATG GAAAACTACAGACTGTGGCCGAAAAGGAAGTAAAGGGGGCTGTGTACTCTATGGTGGAGTTTAATGGGAAGCTGCTTGCTAGCATCAACAGCACG GTGCGGCTCTATGAATGGACCACAGAAAAGGAACTTCGCACTGAGTGCAATCACTACAACAACATCATGGCCCTGTACCTGAAGACCAAGGGCGACTTCATCCTGGTGGGCGACCTCATGCGATCAGTGCTACTGCTTGCCTACAAGCCTATGGAAGGAAACTTTGAAGAG attgCCCGAGACTTTAATCCCAACTGGATGAGTGCAGTGGAGATCTTGGATGATGACAATTTTCTGGGAGCTGAGAATGCCTTTAACTTGTTTGTGTGTCAGAAGGACAG TGCTGCCACCACTGATGAGGAGCGGCAGCACCTACAGGAGGTTGGTCTCTTCCACCTGGGCGAGTTTGTCAATGTGTTCTGCCATGGCTCCCTAGTTATGCAGAATCTGGGCGAGACTTCTACCCCTACCCAGGGCTCGGTGCTCTTTGGCACAGTCAACGGCATGATAG GGCTGGTGACCTCACTGTCGGAGAGCTGGTACAACCTCCTGTTGGACATGCAGAACCGACTCAATAAGGTCATCAAAAGTGTGGGCAAGATTGAGCACTCCTT CTGGAGATCCTTTCACACTGAGCGAAAGACAGAACCAGCCACAGGCTTCATCGATGGTGACCTGATTGAAAGTTTCCTAGATATCAGCCGCCCCAAGATGCAGGAGGTTGTGGCAAACTTGCAG TATGATGATGGCAGTGGTATGAAGCGGGAGGCAACTGCAGATGACCTCATCAAAGTCGTGGAGGAGCTAACTCGGATCCATTAG
- the Ddb1 gene encoding DNA damage-binding protein 1 isoform X1, producing the protein MSYNYVVTAQKPTAVNGCVTGHFTSAEDLNLLIAKNTRLEIYVVTAEGLRPVKEVGMYGKIAVMELFRPKGESKDLLFILTAKYNACILEYKQSGESIDIITRAHGNVQCFPSQDRIGRPSETGIIGIIDPECRMIGLRLYDGLFKVIPLDRDNKELKAFNIRLEELHVIDVKFLYGCQAPTICFVYQPLKGDFGSPKTDDPQGRHVKTYEVSLREKEFNKGPWKQENVEAEASMVIAVPEPFGGAIIIGQESITYHNGDKYLAIAPPIIKQSTIVCHNRVDPNGSRYLLGDMEGRLFMLLLEKEEQMDGTVTLKDLRVELLGETSIAECLTYLDNGVVFVGSRLGDSQLVKLNVDSNEQGSYVVAMETFTNLGPIVDMCVVDLERQGQGQLVTCSGAFKEGSLRIIRNGIGIHEHASIDLPGIKGLWPLRSDPSRETDDTLVLSFVGQTRVLMLNGEEVEETELMGFVDDQQTFFCGNVAHQQLIQITSASVRLVSQEPKALVSEWKEPQGKNISVASCNSSQVVVAVGRALYYLQIHPQELRQISHTEMEHEVACLDITPLGESNGLSPLCAIGLWTDISARILKLPSFELLHKEMLGGEIIPRSILMTTFESSHYLLCALGDGALFYFGLNIETGLLSDRKKVTLGTQPTVLRTFRSLSTTNVFACSDRPTVIYSSNHKLVFSNVNLKEVNYMCPLNSDGYPDSLALANNSTLTIGTIDEIQKLHIRTVPLYESPRKICYQEVSQCFGVLSSRIEVQDTSGGTTALRPSASTQALSSSVSSSKLFSSSTAPHETSFGEEVEVHNLLIIDQHTFEVLHAHQFLQNEYALSLVSCKLGKDPNTYFIVGTAMVYPEEAEPKQGRIVVFQYSDGKLQTVAEKEVKGAVYSMVEFNGKLLASINSTVRLYEWTTEKELRTECNHYNNIMALYLKTKGDFILVGDLMRSVLLLAYKPMEGNFEEIARDFNPNWMSAVEILDDDNFLGAENAFNLFVCQKDSAATTDEERQHLQEVGLFHLGEFVNVFCHGSLVMQNLGETSTPTQGSVLFGTVNGMIGLVTSLSESWYNLLLDMQNRLNKVIKSVGKIEHSFWRSFHTERKTEPATGFIDGDLIESFLDISRPKMQEVVANLQYDDGSGMKREATADDLIKVVEELTRIH; encoded by the exons ATGTCGTACAACTACGTCGTAACGGCGCAGAAGCCTACCGCAGTGAACGGCTGTGTGACCG GACACTTTACTTCAGCGGAAGACTTGAACCTGTTGATTGCTAAAAACACAAGATTAGAGATCTATGTGGTCACCGCAGAAGGCCTACGGCCAGTCAAAGAGGTGGGGATGTATGGGAAGATCGCAGTTATGGAGCTCTTCAGACCCAAG GGGGAGAGTAAAGACCTGCTGTTCATCTTGACTGCTAAGTACAATGCCTGCATCCTGGAGTATAAGCAGAGTGGTGAAAGCATTGATATCATTACAAGGGCCCATGGCAATGTCCAG TGTTTCCCCTCTCAGGACCGTATTGGTCGCCCCTCAGAGACTGGCATCATTGGCATCATTGACCCTGAGTGCCGTATGATTGGCCTCCGACTCTACGATGGCCTTTTCAAGGTCATTCCACTAGACCGAGACAATAAAGAGCTCAAGGCCTTTAACATCCGCCTAGAAGAATTGCATGTCATCGATGTCAAGTTCCTGTATGGTTGTCAAGCGCCTACCATTTGCTTTGTCTACCAG CCTCTTAAAGGTGACTTTGGCAGCCCCAAGACTGAT GATCCTCAGGGGCGGCACGTGAAAACCTATGAGGTGTCTCTTCGGGAGAAGGAGTTCAACAAGGGCCCTTGGAAGCAGGAGAATGTAGAAGCCGAAGCTTCAATGGTGATCGCAG TCCCGGAGCCTTTTGGAGGTGCCATCATCATTGGACAGGAGTCAATTACCTATCACAATGGTGATAAATACCTGGCAATCGCTCCTCCTATCATTAAG CAAAGCACTATTGTGTGCCATAACCGGGTGGATCCTAATGGCTCACGGTACCTTCTGGGAGATATGGAAGGACGGCTTTTCATGCTGCTCTTAGAGAAGGAGGAGCAGATGGATGGCACCGTCACCCTCAAGGACCTTCGAGTGGAACTCCTTGGAGAG ACCTCCATTGCAGAGTGCCTAACATATCTTGATAACGGTGTTGTGTTTGTCGGGTCTCGCCTGGGTGATTCCCAGCTCGTAAAG CTCAATGTCGACAGCAATGAACAAGGCTCCTATGTAGTGGCTATGGAAACCTTTACCAACTTAGGACCCattgtggatatgtgtgtggtggacctggagaggcagggacagggtCAG CTGGTCACTTGCTCTGGAGCTTTCAAGGAAGGTTCCTTGCGGATCATCCGGAACGGAATTGGAATCCATGAGCATGCCAGCATTGACTTACCAGGCATCAAAG GTTTATGGCCACTGCGGTCTGACCCAAGTCGGGAGACTGATGACACTTTGGTACTCTCTTTTGTGGGCCAGACAAG AGTTCTCATGCTAAATGGAGAGGAAGTGGAAGAAACAGAATTGATGGGCTTTGTGGACGATCAGCAGACTTTCTTTTGCGGCAATGTGGCTCATCAGCAGCTTATCCAG ATCACCTCAGCGTCTGTAAGGTTGGTCTCTCAAGAGCCCAAAGCTTTGGTCAGCGAGTGGAAGGAGCCCCAGGGCAAGAACATCAGTGTGGCCTCCTGTAACAGCAGCCAGGTGGTAGTTGCTGTGGGAAGGGCACTATACTATCTTCAGATCCATCCTCAGGAGCTCCGGCAAATCAG CCACACAGAGATGGAACATGAAGTGGCTTGCTTGGATATCACCCCACTAGGAGAGAGCAATGGCCTGTCCCCACTTTGTGCCATTGGTCTCTGGACAGATATTTCAGCTCGTATCTTGAAGCTCCCATCCTTTGAACTACTGCACAAGGAGATGCTGGGTGGAG AGATCATCCCTCGATCTATCCTGATGACCACTTTTGAGAGCAGCCACTACCTCCTTTGTGCCTTGGGAGATGGGGCTCTCTTCTACTTTGGGCTCAACATAGAGACAG GCTTACTGAGTGACCGTAAAAAGGTGACTTTGGGTACCCAGCCCACGGTGTTGAGGACATTCCGTTCTCTTTCTACCACCAACGTCTTTGCTTGCTCAGACCGGCCCACTGTCATCTATAGCAGCAATCATAAGTTGGTCTTCTCCAATGTTAACCTCAAGGAGGTGAACTATATGTGTCCTCTCAACTCAGATGGCTATCCTGACAG TCTGGCATTGGCCAATAACAGCACTCTCACCATTGGCACCATCGATGAGATCCAGAAACTCCATATTCGCACGGTTCCTCTCTATGAATCTCCCAG GAAGATCTGTTATCAGGAAGTGTCTCAGTGCTTTGGGGTCCTTTCCAGCCGCATTGAAGTTCAAGATACCAGTGGAGGCACTACTGCTTTGAGGCCCAGTGCTAGCACCCAG GCCCTGTCCAGCAGCGTCAGCTCCAGCAAGCTCTTCTCTAGTAGTACGGCTCCTCACGAGACCTCCTTTGGAGAAGAGGTGGAAGTGCACAACCTCCTCATCATTGACCAGCATACTTTTGAAG TGCTTCATGCCCATCAGTTTCTACAAAATGAGTATGCCCTCAGCCTGGTCTCCTGCAAATTGGGTAAAGACCCCAACACATACTTCATTGTGGGCACAGCCATGGTATATCCTGAAGAGGCGGAGCCCAAACAGGGTCGTATTGTGGTCTTCCAGTATTCGGATG GAAAACTACAGACTGTGGCCGAAAAGGAAGTAAAGGGGGCTGTGTACTCTATGGTGGAGTTTAATGGGAAGCTGCTTGCTAGCATCAACAGCACG GTGCGGCTCTATGAATGGACCACAGAAAAGGAACTTCGCACTGAGTGCAATCACTACAACAACATCATGGCCCTGTACCTGAAGACCAAGGGCGACTTCATCCTGGTGGGCGACCTCATGCGATCAGTGCTACTGCTTGCCTACAAGCCTATGGAAGGAAACTTTGAAGAG attgCCCGAGACTTTAATCCCAACTGGATGAGTGCAGTGGAGATCTTGGATGATGACAATTTTCTGGGAGCTGAGAATGCCTTTAACTTGTTTGTGTGTCAGAAGGACAG TGCTGCCACCACTGATGAGGAGCGGCAGCACCTACAGGAGGTTGGTCTCTTCCACCTGGGCGAGTTTGTCAATGTGTTCTGCCATGGCTCCCTAGTTATGCAGAATCTGGGCGAGACTTCTACCCCTACCCAGGGCTCGGTGCTCTTTGGCACAGTCAACGGCATGATAG GGCTGGTGACCTCACTGTCGGAGAGCTGGTACAACCTCCTGTTGGACATGCAGAACCGACTCAATAAGGTCATCAAAAGTGTGGGCAAGATTGAGCACTCCTT CTGGAGATCCTTTCACACTGAGCGAAAGACAGAACCAGCCACAGGCTTCATCGATGGTGACCTGATTGAAAGTTTCCTAGATATCAGCCGCCCCAAGATGCAGGAGGTTGTGGCAAACTTGCAG TATGATGATGGCAGTGGTATGAAGCGGGAGGCAACTGCAGATGACCTCATCAAAGTCGTGGAGGAGCTAACTCGGATCCATTAG
- the Ddb1 gene encoding DNA damage-binding protein 1 isoform X3: MSYNYVVTAQKPTAVNGCVTGHFTSAEDLNLLIAKNTRLEIYVVTAEGLRPVKEVGMYGKIAVMELFRPKGESKDLLFILTAKYNACILEYKQSGESIDIITRAHGNVQCFPSQDRIGRPSETGIIGIIDPECRMIGLRLYDGLFKVIPLDRDNKELKAFNIRLEELHVIDVKFLYGCQAPTICFVYQDPQGRHVKTYEVSLREKEFNKGPWKQENVEAEASMVIAVPEPFGGAIIIGQESITYHNGDKYLAIAPPIIKQSTIVCHNRVDPNGSRYLLGDMEGRLFMLLLEKEEQMDGTVTLKDLRVELLGETSIAECLTYLDNGVVFVGSRLGDSQLVKLNVDSNEQGSYVVAMETFTNLGPIVDMCVVDLERQGQGQLVTCSGAFKEGSLRIIRNGIGIHEHASIDLPGIKGLWPLRSDPSRETDDTLVLSFVGQTRVLMLNGEEVEETELMGFVDDQQTFFCGNVAHQQLIQITSASVRLVSQEPKALVSEWKEPQGKNISVASCNSSQVVVAVGRALYYLQIHPQELRQISHTEMEHEVACLDITPLGESNGLSPLCAIGLWTDISARILKLPSFELLHKEMLGGEIIPRSILMTTFESSHYLLCALGDGALFYFGLNIETGLLSDRKKVTLGTQPTVLRTFRSLSTTNVFACSDRPTVIYSSNHKLVFSNVNLKEVNYMCPLNSDGYPDSLALANNSTLTIGTIDEIQKLHIRTVPLYESPRKICYQEVSQCFGVLSSRIEVQDTSGGTTALRPSASTQALSSSVSSSKLFSSSTAPHETSFGEEVEVHNLLIIDQHTFEVLHAHQFLQNEYALSLVSCKLGKDPNTYFIVGTAMVYPEEAEPKQGRIVVFQYSDGKLQTVAEKEVKGAVYSMVEFNGKLLASINSTVRLYEWTTEKELRTECNHYNNIMALYLKTKGDFILVGDLMRSVLLLAYKPMEGNFEEIARDFNPNWMSAVEILDDDNFLGAENAFNLFVCQKDSAATTDEERQHLQEVGLFHLGEFVNVFCHGSLVMQNLGETSTPTQGSVLFGTVNGMIGLVTSLSESWYNLLLDMQNRLNKVIKSVGKIEHSFWRSFHTERKTEPATGFIDGDLIESFLDISRPKMQEVVANLQYDDGSGMKREATADDLIKVVEELTRIH, from the exons ATGTCGTACAACTACGTCGTAACGGCGCAGAAGCCTACCGCAGTGAACGGCTGTGTGACCG GACACTTTACTTCAGCGGAAGACTTGAACCTGTTGATTGCTAAAAACACAAGATTAGAGATCTATGTGGTCACCGCAGAAGGCCTACGGCCAGTCAAAGAGGTGGGGATGTATGGGAAGATCGCAGTTATGGAGCTCTTCAGACCCAAG GGGGAGAGTAAAGACCTGCTGTTCATCTTGACTGCTAAGTACAATGCCTGCATCCTGGAGTATAAGCAGAGTGGTGAAAGCATTGATATCATTACAAGGGCCCATGGCAATGTCCAG TGTTTCCCCTCTCAGGACCGTATTGGTCGCCCCTCAGAGACTGGCATCATTGGCATCATTGACCCTGAGTGCCGTATGATTGGCCTCCGACTCTACGATGGCCTTTTCAAGGTCATTCCACTAGACCGAGACAATAAAGAGCTCAAGGCCTTTAACATCCGCCTAGAAGAATTGCATGTCATCGATGTCAAGTTCCTGTATGGTTGTCAAGCGCCTACCATTTGCTTTGTCTACCAG GATCCTCAGGGGCGGCACGTGAAAACCTATGAGGTGTCTCTTCGGGAGAAGGAGTTCAACAAGGGCCCTTGGAAGCAGGAGAATGTAGAAGCCGAAGCTTCAATGGTGATCGCAG TCCCGGAGCCTTTTGGAGGTGCCATCATCATTGGACAGGAGTCAATTACCTATCACAATGGTGATAAATACCTGGCAATCGCTCCTCCTATCATTAAG CAAAGCACTATTGTGTGCCATAACCGGGTGGATCCTAATGGCTCACGGTACCTTCTGGGAGATATGGAAGGACGGCTTTTCATGCTGCTCTTAGAGAAGGAGGAGCAGATGGATGGCACCGTCACCCTCAAGGACCTTCGAGTGGAACTCCTTGGAGAG ACCTCCATTGCAGAGTGCCTAACATATCTTGATAACGGTGTTGTGTTTGTCGGGTCTCGCCTGGGTGATTCCCAGCTCGTAAAG CTCAATGTCGACAGCAATGAACAAGGCTCCTATGTAGTGGCTATGGAAACCTTTACCAACTTAGGACCCattgtggatatgtgtgtggtggacctggagaggcagggacagggtCAG CTGGTCACTTGCTCTGGAGCTTTCAAGGAAGGTTCCTTGCGGATCATCCGGAACGGAATTGGAATCCATGAGCATGCCAGCATTGACTTACCAGGCATCAAAG GTTTATGGCCACTGCGGTCTGACCCAAGTCGGGAGACTGATGACACTTTGGTACTCTCTTTTGTGGGCCAGACAAG AGTTCTCATGCTAAATGGAGAGGAAGTGGAAGAAACAGAATTGATGGGCTTTGTGGACGATCAGCAGACTTTCTTTTGCGGCAATGTGGCTCATCAGCAGCTTATCCAG ATCACCTCAGCGTCTGTAAGGTTGGTCTCTCAAGAGCCCAAAGCTTTGGTCAGCGAGTGGAAGGAGCCCCAGGGCAAGAACATCAGTGTGGCCTCCTGTAACAGCAGCCAGGTGGTAGTTGCTGTGGGAAGGGCACTATACTATCTTCAGATCCATCCTCAGGAGCTCCGGCAAATCAG CCACACAGAGATGGAACATGAAGTGGCTTGCTTGGATATCACCCCACTAGGAGAGAGCAATGGCCTGTCCCCACTTTGTGCCATTGGTCTCTGGACAGATATTTCAGCTCGTATCTTGAAGCTCCCATCCTTTGAACTACTGCACAAGGAGATGCTGGGTGGAG AGATCATCCCTCGATCTATCCTGATGACCACTTTTGAGAGCAGCCACTACCTCCTTTGTGCCTTGGGAGATGGGGCTCTCTTCTACTTTGGGCTCAACATAGAGACAG GCTTACTGAGTGACCGTAAAAAGGTGACTTTGGGTACCCAGCCCACGGTGTTGAGGACATTCCGTTCTCTTTCTACCACCAACGTCTTTGCTTGCTCAGACCGGCCCACTGTCATCTATAGCAGCAATCATAAGTTGGTCTTCTCCAATGTTAACCTCAAGGAGGTGAACTATATGTGTCCTCTCAACTCAGATGGCTATCCTGACAG TCTGGCATTGGCCAATAACAGCACTCTCACCATTGGCACCATCGATGAGATCCAGAAACTCCATATTCGCACGGTTCCTCTCTATGAATCTCCCAG GAAGATCTGTTATCAGGAAGTGTCTCAGTGCTTTGGGGTCCTTTCCAGCCGCATTGAAGTTCAAGATACCAGTGGAGGCACTACTGCTTTGAGGCCCAGTGCTAGCACCCAG GCCCTGTCCAGCAGCGTCAGCTCCAGCAAGCTCTTCTCTAGTAGTACGGCTCCTCACGAGACCTCCTTTGGAGAAGAGGTGGAAGTGCACAACCTCCTCATCATTGACCAGCATACTTTTGAAG TGCTTCATGCCCATCAGTTTCTACAAAATGAGTATGCCCTCAGCCTGGTCTCCTGCAAATTGGGTAAAGACCCCAACACATACTTCATTGTGGGCACAGCCATGGTATATCCTGAAGAGGCGGAGCCCAAACAGGGTCGTATTGTGGTCTTCCAGTATTCGGATG GAAAACTACAGACTGTGGCCGAAAAGGAAGTAAAGGGGGCTGTGTACTCTATGGTGGAGTTTAATGGGAAGCTGCTTGCTAGCATCAACAGCACG GTGCGGCTCTATGAATGGACCACAGAAAAGGAACTTCGCACTGAGTGCAATCACTACAACAACATCATGGCCCTGTACCTGAAGACCAAGGGCGACTTCATCCTGGTGGGCGACCTCATGCGATCAGTGCTACTGCTTGCCTACAAGCCTATGGAAGGAAACTTTGAAGAG attgCCCGAGACTTTAATCCCAACTGGATGAGTGCAGTGGAGATCTTGGATGATGACAATTTTCTGGGAGCTGAGAATGCCTTTAACTTGTTTGTGTGTCAGAAGGACAG TGCTGCCACCACTGATGAGGAGCGGCAGCACCTACAGGAGGTTGGTCTCTTCCACCTGGGCGAGTTTGTCAATGTGTTCTGCCATGGCTCCCTAGTTATGCAGAATCTGGGCGAGACTTCTACCCCTACCCAGGGCTCGGTGCTCTTTGGCACAGTCAACGGCATGATAG GGCTGGTGACCTCACTGTCGGAGAGCTGGTACAACCTCCTGTTGGACATGCAGAACCGACTCAATAAGGTCATCAAAAGTGTGGGCAAGATTGAGCACTCCTT CTGGAGATCCTTTCACACTGAGCGAAAGACAGAACCAGCCACAGGCTTCATCGATGGTGACCTGATTGAAAGTTTCCTAGATATCAGCCGCCCCAAGATGCAGGAGGTTGTGGCAAACTTGCAG TATGATGATGGCAGTGGTATGAAGCGGGAGGCAACTGCAGATGACCTCATCAAAGTCGTGGAGGAGCTAACTCGGATCCATTAG